The Streptomyces sp. NBC_01268 genome window below encodes:
- a CDS encoding amino acid ABC transporter permease — protein MNVLLDHFPEFRDGFIGTVSITAVSSVIALVLGVVIAGFRVSPVPPLRFFGTAWVTLLRNTPLTLLFLVFFFVVPEILFPGMSPFVLASLALGLYTSSFVCEAVRSGISTVPLGQAEAARSLGMGFSQTLRLIVLPQATRTVLPPMSSIFIALTKNSAIAGAFSVTELFGWQTLMSEQGYAIAPVFFWVAVAYLVITFAISGLFRLLERTMEVAR, from the coding sequence ATGAACGTACTGCTCGACCATTTCCCGGAGTTCCGCGACGGATTCATAGGAACCGTGTCGATCACCGCCGTCAGCTCGGTCATCGCCCTGGTCCTCGGCGTCGTCATCGCGGGCTTCCGGGTCTCCCCCGTCCCCCCGCTGCGCTTCTTCGGCACCGCCTGGGTGACGCTGCTGCGCAACACCCCGCTGACCCTGCTCTTCCTGGTCTTCTTCTTCGTGGTCCCGGAGATCCTCTTCCCGGGCATGAGCCCCTTCGTGCTCGCCTCGCTCGCGCTGGGCCTCTACACCTCCTCGTTCGTCTGCGAGGCCGTCCGCTCCGGCATCTCCACGGTGCCGCTGGGCCAGGCGGAGGCCGCCCGCTCGCTGGGCATGGGCTTCTCGCAGACGCTGCGCCTGATCGTGCTCCCGCAGGCCACCCGGACGGTGCTGCCCCCGATGAGCTCGATCTTCATCGCCCTGACCAAGAACTCGGCCATCGCCGGCGCCTTCAGCGTCACGGAGCTCTTCGGCTGGCAGACGCTGATGAGCGAGCAGGGCTACGCGATCGCCCCGGTCTTCTTCTGGGTCGCCGTCGCCTACCTCGTCATCACCTTCGCCATCAGCGGTCTCTTCCGTCTCCTTGAGCGCACCATGGAGGTCGCCCGATGA
- a CDS encoding amino acid ABC transporter permease: MSASVLFDAPGPKARVRNRIYAVVGTLVILALLAVSVIRLNDKGHLAPEMWDIFNYSGIRQNIADALLATLKAFGLAAVGSLVLGVLLAVARLSDHKPVRWVATGFIEVFRSLPLLITIYAVWVAFLTDYSMWALALGLSIYNGCVQAEVLRAGVNAVPRGQREAAYALGMSKTQVMTSVLLPQAVRAMLPTIISQLVVTLKDTSLGYMILYPELLYSAQLIASNTLVNGQYPYVSVIVVFGVIYIALCLALSALATWIEKRGRRARTGITVAPAEAPGGEADLEAEMTAGDTTGPADGPGGTKN; the protein is encoded by the coding sequence ATGAGCGCCAGCGTTCTCTTCGACGCCCCCGGCCCCAAGGCCCGCGTCCGCAACCGGATCTACGCCGTCGTCGGCACGCTCGTGATCCTCGCGCTGCTCGCCGTCAGCGTGATCCGGCTGAACGACAAGGGGCACCTCGCCCCCGAGATGTGGGACATCTTCAACTACTCGGGCATCCGGCAGAACATCGCCGACGCGCTGCTCGCCACGTTGAAGGCCTTCGGTCTCGCGGCCGTCGGCTCGCTCGTCCTCGGCGTGCTGCTCGCCGTCGCCCGGCTCTCCGACCACAAGCCGGTCCGCTGGGTGGCCACCGGCTTCATCGAGGTCTTCCGCTCGCTCCCGCTGCTGATCACCATCTACGCGGTGTGGGTCGCCTTCCTCACCGACTACTCGATGTGGGCGCTGGCGCTCGGCCTGTCCATCTACAACGGCTGCGTCCAGGCCGAGGTGCTGCGGGCCGGCGTCAACGCGGTGCCGCGCGGACAGCGCGAGGCCGCGTACGCGCTCGGCATGAGCAAGACCCAGGTGATGACCAGCGTCCTGCTTCCGCAGGCGGTCCGGGCCATGCTGCCGACGATCATCAGCCAGCTGGTGGTGACCCTCAAGGACACCTCGCTCGGCTACATGATCCTCTACCCCGAGCTGCTCTACTCGGCCCAGCTGATCGCCTCCAACACGCTGGTCAACGGCCAGTACCCGTACGTCTCCGTGATCGTGGTCTTCGGCGTCATCTACATCGCGCTGTGTCTGGCGCTCTCCGCGCTCGCCACCTGGATCGAGAAGCGCGGCCGCCGGGCCAGGACCGGCATCACCGTCGCCCCCGCCGAGGCCCCGGGCGGCGAGGCCGACCTGGAGGCGG
- a CDS encoding amino acid ABC transporter ATP-binding protein encodes MSGVSVTKGSQDAVPAADDLVVLSDVNKHFGALHVLQDIDLTIARGEVVVVIGPSGSGKSTLCRTINRLETIDSGSITIDGKPLPQEGRELARLRADVGMVFQSFNLFAHKTVLENVMLGQIKVRKTDKKAAETKARALLDRVGVGAQADKYPAQLSGGQQQRVAIARALAMDPKVILFDEPTSALDPEMINEVLEVMQQLAQEGMTMVVVTHEMGFARSAANRVVFMADGKIVEQATPEAFFSNPRSDRAKDFLSKILHH; translated from the coding sequence ATGAGCGGAGTGTCAGTGACCAAGGGTTCCCAGGACGCCGTACCGGCCGCGGACGACCTGGTCGTGCTGTCCGACGTCAACAAGCACTTCGGCGCGCTGCACGTGCTGCAGGACATCGACCTGACCATCGCCCGCGGCGAGGTCGTGGTGGTCATCGGGCCTTCCGGGTCCGGCAAGTCCACGCTGTGCCGCACCATCAACCGCCTGGAGACGATCGACTCCGGCAGCATCACCATCGACGGGAAGCCGCTGCCCCAGGAGGGCAGGGAGCTGGCGCGGCTGCGGGCCGACGTCGGCATGGTCTTCCAGTCGTTCAACCTCTTCGCGCACAAGACGGTGCTCGAGAACGTGATGCTGGGGCAGATCAAGGTCCGCAAGACGGACAAGAAGGCCGCGGAGACCAAGGCGCGCGCCCTCCTCGACCGCGTCGGCGTGGGCGCCCAGGCCGACAAGTACCCGGCGCAGCTCTCGGGCGGCCAGCAGCAGCGCGTGGCGATCGCCCGCGCCCTGGCGATGGACCCGAAGGTCATCCTGTTCGACGAGCCGACCTCGGCGCTCGACCCGGAGATGATCAACGAGGTCCTGGAGGTCATGCAGCAGCTGGCCCAGGAGGGCATGACGATGGTGGTCGTCACCCACGAGATGGGCTTCGCGCGCTCTGCCGCCAACCGCGTGGTCTTCATGGCCGACGGGAAGATCGTCGAACAGGCCACCCCCGAGGCGTTCTTCAGCAACCCGCGCAGCGACCGGGCCAAGGACTTCCTCTCGAAGATCCTTCACCACTGA
- a CDS encoding glutamate ABC transporter substrate-binding protein produces the protein MKLRKTAAVAVAVLALTATACGGKEGSAGDKPATKPGDAAAPKLPTYAVASGVDLNSPTFKKAKERGKLIIGSKADQPYLGFEDQATKVRSGFDIEIAKMIAAELGFSPDKIEWKTVNSKLRETAISTGQVDYYVGTYTINDKRKAQVGFAGPYYKAGADLLVRKDETAITGPESVKGKKVCSITGSTPLQEIKKPQYGAETVELGKYSDCVQQLLTKQVDAVTTDDSILKGYAAANKGKLKVVGKPFTEEPYGIGISKEDKVLRDKVNDVLEKFEKDGTYKKIYEATLGLSGSAYTEPPAVVRY, from the coding sequence ATGAAGCTCCGCAAGACCGCGGCCGTGGCCGTTGCCGTACTCGCGCTGACCGCGACCGCCTGTGGCGGCAAGGAGGGCTCGGCCGGCGACAAGCCCGCCACCAAGCCCGGCGACGCCGCCGCCCCCAAGCTGCCCACGTACGCCGTCGCGAGCGGCGTGGACCTGAACTCCCCGACCTTCAAGAAGGCCAAGGAGCGCGGCAAGCTGATCATCGGCTCCAAGGCCGACCAGCCGTACCTCGGCTTCGAGGACCAGGCCACCAAGGTGCGCTCCGGCTTCGACATCGAGATCGCGAAGATGATCGCGGCCGAGCTCGGCTTCTCCCCCGACAAGATCGAGTGGAAGACCGTCAACTCCAAGCTGCGCGAGACCGCGATCTCCACGGGCCAGGTCGACTACTACGTCGGCACCTACACGATCAACGACAAGCGCAAGGCGCAGGTCGGCTTCGCGGGCCCGTACTACAAGGCCGGCGCCGACCTCCTGGTCCGCAAGGACGAGACCGCGATCACCGGCCCGGAGAGCGTGAAGGGCAAGAAGGTCTGCTCGATCACGGGCTCGACCCCGCTCCAGGAGATCAAGAAGCCGCAGTACGGCGCGGAGACCGTCGAGCTCGGCAAGTACTCCGACTGCGTCCAGCAGCTGCTCACCAAGCAGGTCGACGCCGTCACCACCGACGACTCGATCCTCAAGGGCTACGCCGCCGCCAACAAGGGCAAGCTCAAGGTCGTCGGCAAGCCGTTCACCGAGGAGCCCTACGGCATCGGCATCAGCAAGGAGGACAAGGTCCTCCGCGACAAGGTGAACGACGTCCTGGAGAAGTTCGAGAAGGACGGCACCTACAAGAAGATCTACGAGGCCACCCTCGGCCTCTCCGGCTCCGCCTACACCGAGCCGCCGGCGGTCGTGCGCTACTGA